DNA sequence from the Anaerolineae bacterium genome:
GGGAGGCTATTCAGAGCGTGCTCAGCGGCCTTCATCAGGCCGATCTCTGGCTATTTATCTATCTGATTTTCACTGTGTCTAACGGCATGATGCCCAGCGCCAGCGATCGGCAGGCATGGGGCAGCCTGTTGCTCTACATGCTCCTGGTGGCCGCCGGCCTCTATACACTTGACCTGCTCCCCGCTCTGTCCCCTGAAGTGATCGCTCACTTGTTCAAAGGCGTCCAGGCGCTGGTATATGCATTGGGCTTGGCCGTCGCTGTGGACCTGCCCATTGCGCTAGGGATTGGGATCATCGAATGGACTTTAAGTGCGCTCAAAGGGCAGCGCGTGGTGTACTGAAACCGTCTATGCGCTAGGATGAAGCCCGCGGAATCCCTCGCCGAGCACCTCTTGGGCCGGCGCAATCACCATGAAGGCGTCAGGATCATAACGCCCGACTAGCCGCTTTAGCACGCTTACCTCCGATTGGGCCACTGCACACACAAGCACGGGCCGAGGCAGGCCTGTATACCCACCTTCTCCAGGCACCACCGTCACACCGCGATCCAGCTCCGTCAGAATGGCCGAGCGAATCCGCTCATGCTGCTGAGAGATGATCAAGGCTACTTTAGCCCGCCCCAATCCCTGTTGGACCAAGTCCACCATCATGCTAGAGACGGTGGCGACGATCATGGCGTAGAGCGCCCGTTCGATCCCGAACACGATAGCGGCAATGGCCAAGGTCAGTCCGCTTAGCACCATCAGTACCTGGCCGGGCTCATAGCCGCGCCATCGCTGTAGCAAGCGAGCGATGATGTCAATACCCCCAGTTGTGCCCTGTGCCCGGAAGATCAGCCCAATGCCTAGCCCATCCAGGATACCGCCATAGAGGGTGTAGAGCAAGGGGTCTGTGGTAATCACAGGCAGACGGCCCGCCAATATGTCCACCAGAAAGGACATCAGAGCCACTGCGATCACGGTGCGCACGCCGGCACGCCAGCCACCGCCCCAGCGCAACATAGCCAGGAACAGCGGGATATTGAGCGCCAGGGTGACCAACCCCACCGGCGTACCGATAAGGTAATGGAGGACTACTGCGATGCCAAACAGGCCGGCCGACACGACTTGGTTGGGGATCAGAAACAGATCAGCCCCCAGGGCGATGGAGATCGCGCCTAGAAAGATGAGAGCATAGTCCATTATCGCTTGCAGGATGTGTGCGCGCTTCATGCGCCATCCCTCCCGTGAACGCGATGACTTTATCCTCAGTGATCTGCGGTCCATCTGGAGTGCGTCCGCAGTTGCCGGAGGACTCTAACACATGTATACTGACGCTGTCAATCCACCTTTTCCAGGGTTGAGGAGGAGTCATGGTTCGCGTCACGTGCATGCGCTGCCATCGCAGCTATGCCTTAACGAATGAGCAGATCATGCGCGCGGTGGAAGAGTCGCATGGGACCAAACACAAGCATTTTGTGGTAAGCTGTCCCTATTGCCGGACACCAGCCAAGGTGCCGTTGCGCTCGATCCATCAGGCTTATGCGCGCCTGGAAAAGCTGGGGCTGTGGACGGCCGCGCCTGCAACCGAAGGACGAGTGACCGTATCCGATGAGGCATTGGCGTTAGAAACTGACGCTGAAGGCGAAACGAAGAATCCTGTCCGTCGAGAGGAGAGTTGAAAAGCTTTCATTAGCTCCTGTTTAAGCCGCTCGGCATCCCAGTGACATGGGGAGTGTACACAGTGGGTCAAGCTGACGCCATCACAGCGTGGCCCGTGATCGGACACGAGTGGGCTGTCCAATTACTGCGCCAGAGCCTGCTGCACGGTCGTTTGTCCCATGCCTATCTGTTCATCGGCCAGCCAGGAGTGGGCAAGACCACGCTAGCTCGTGCCTTGGCACAGGCAATGCACTGCCAGGTCAAGGAAGTCGTGACCCGTCCCTGTGGACAGTGTCGCGCTTGCAGTCTGATTGCGCTAGATCGGCATCCAGACGTGCGCGTGGTAGCCCCTCCTGACGCTGAACGGCCTATCTCGGTGGAGCAAGTCCGCGAGTTACAGCGCGAGGCCCATCTCTCCCCAATAGAGGGGCGGACCAAAGTCTTCATCCTGCGCGAGCTGGATCGGGCGACTCCGCAGGCGGCTAACGCGCTTCTGAAGACTCTAGAAGAGCCACCAGCCCATGTGATGCTCCTGATGACGGCCAGCCAGCGAGAGGCGCTGCTGCCGACTGTGACTTCACGCTGCCAGGTGATCGCGTTACGGCCACTTCCGCTGAAAACCCTTGCGACTGCGCTGCAAGAGCGCTGGGGAGCATCGCCAGAACAGGCCGCGCTGCTGGCCCGGCTTAGCGGTGGCTCTTTAGGCCTCGCGGTGGCCTTGCTGCGCGACCCGCAAAGCGAGGTCTGGCGGCATCAACGCCTAACGGAGATGATGCAGGCGATGGCGGCTGACCTCACAGAGCGGTTGCGCCTAGCTGAGCAACTCAGCCAGCAGGCGGAGATGGTCAAGCCCACGCTGACGCTATGGCTAAACTGGTGGCGGGATGTGCTGCTCGTTCAAACAGGCGGCATCGAGCTGATCACCCATGTGGATCAGCGCGCCGCCATCGAGCAGGCCGCCCGGCAGTGGCGAACAGGGCAGGTGAAGGATACCGTACACAAGCTCTGGGACACACTCAAGTACATGGATGCGAATGTCAACGCACGGCTAGCCTTGGAGGCGCTATTCTTGTCTTTACCTCGATCGGCATCTATGGGGTGAAAAGTGGCGTGGAAAGGGGGATGCGAGGGAGGGTTTAGCATGCCTATAGTCGTTGGAGTGCAATTCAAACCGGTGACGAAGATCTACTACTTCGATCCGGCTGGACATCGTGATTTGGCGCGGGGCGATTGGGTGGTGGTGGAGACGATCCGTGGCAAGGAAGTCGCTCAAGTAGTTTTGCCGGCCCATGAGGTGCCACAGGAGCAGATCGCTGGGCCGTTGAAGTCAATCATCCGCCGAGCCACCCCCTGGGACATGGTACAGCGCGATCGTTATGCCCATCGAGAAGCTGAGGCGCTGCGCAAGTGTCGAGAGCGCGTTGCGGCCTACGGGCTGCCCATCCGGGTGATCCGCACGGAGTACAACTTCGATGGCGGCCGGTTGATCGTATATTTTACCTCCGAAGAGCGGGTGGATTTTCGCGCGCTGGTGCGCGACCTGGCCCAGCTCTTTCGCACGCATGTGGAGATGAGGCAGATCGGCGTGCGAGATGAGGCCAAGATGTTGGACGGCTACGGGAAATGCGGACGTCGCCTCTGCTGTGCCTCATGGCTGCGTGAGTTCACGCCTGTCTCCATCAAAATGGCCAAACAGCAAGACCTGCCCCTCAACCCGGCTGAGATTTCAGGGGTCTGTGGCCGGTTGTTATGCTGCCTGAGCTATGAGGTGGAGACGTACGCCGAGATCCGACAACGGATGCCCAAAGTCGGCGCGGAGGTGGTCACTCCCCAGGGGATCGGCCGCGTGCGTCAAATTCACACTCTCAAGGAGATGGCCACGGTTCGTTTAGAGGACGGGACTATTGTGGATTTTCCGGTAGCGGATCTGAAAGCGGTGCACGGGCGTAGCTCTGGACGGAGTTGCGCTTCCTGTGGTGGATGTTCGACAACCTGGCGCAAAAACGAAAAGGGGGCTACTGAGCCGGCGGACGCTCAAGACTAGAGATACCGTCTCACGTGTTTCATAGAACCTTTCCAGCGATAGCCGGCTCATGACGATGGCCCACCGACCAGCGACGATTTGGAAACAGAGGGGGCAACGGGCCTTTTCGCCCTGCCCTTTTTCGCGCGGCGACCCAAAGGGGTTGTGGGCTTCTATATGGCATTGTTCGGAGTCAGCGTGGTTCAATGACGAGCTTTACCGCCGTACGCTCTTGCCCTTCAATGTTCACTTCGGTGAAGGAAGGGATACAGATCACGTCGATGTTGTCGGAGGCGAGATACGTACGGGCAATAGCTGCAGCTTTGATCGCCTGATTGACCGCGCTAGCGCCGATTGCCTGCACCTCAGCACGGCCATGCTCACGCACGACCCCGGCGATTGCTCCCGCTACAGCGGTAGATCGAGACCGAGCCGACACCTTGATGACGTCCATGTTTGCAGCCTCCCCATAAAGTCATCCATGATGTGCGACTTTCTATCCGTTTGTTTGCAAGCCGCTGGAGGTGGCTGGCGATCAGTCGCGGAGGCCCATGACGGACTCTCTAAACCGTGCTCTGGCGGGTCGGAATCAGAACATGATCTGAGAGCGTGTGCGGGGCCGATCCTTGTTCCAATCGGTCAGCAATTTACCATAATACACCTTAACCCCAGATTATGTTTACGTATGTAGCCCATCGTACAACTGCGCGCGAAACCTGCATTGTGCTGAAGGCCCTGCTGCTTTGCCGGCCGCTGAGGACTCAACCTTTCCAAAGCGCTGAGGGCATCGCGTCCCATCGGGAGCTTGCGTCCTCAGCGCCTCGGCGGTGAAGGCCTAACGCCCTCTGGCCAGCTTTCTAGAAAAGCTGTTTACTTGGCGTATTCCGTCGCTCGCGTCTCGCGGATTACCGTGACCTTGATCTGGCCCGGATACTCGAGATTGTCCTCGATCTTGCGGGCGATTTCCTTCGAAAGCTTGATCGCTGCCAGGTCGTCGATCTCCTCGGGTTTGACAATGATGCGCAGCTCTCGCCCGGCCTGGATGGCGAAGGATTGCTGCACTCCTTCAAAGGAGTTGGCGATCTCCTCCAGCGCGGTCACCCGTTTGATGTAAGTCTCCAACGCCTCACGGCGGGCGCCCGGACGGGCCCCGGAGATGGCATCGGCGGTTGCCACGATGATGGCCTCCAAGCTTTCCATCTCCGTCTCGTGGTGATGAGAAGCGATGATGTTGACGACCTTCTCCGGCACGCCGTAACGGCGGGCGATCTCCGCTCCTACTTGCGCATGGGGGCCTTCCACTTCATGACTGACAGCCTTGCCTATGTCATGGAGCAGTCCGCCCATCTTGCAGATCTTCACATCTGCTCCTAGCTCTGCAGCCAAGAGGCCGGCGAGGTGAGCGGTCTCGATGGCATGATGGTATTGGTTTTGCCCGTAGCTAGTCCGGAACTTTAACCGCCCCACCAGCTTCAGGATCTCGGGATGCAATCCCTGTAGCCCGGTCTCGATAGCTGCCTGTTCGCCGGCCTCGCGGATCTGCCGCTCCACCTCCTGGCGTGCCTTTTCCACCTCGCGCTCGATGCGGGCGGGATGAATGCGCCCATCTTGCACCAGCTTCCCCAAAGCCATGCGGGCCACCTCGCGGCGCACGGGATCAAAGCTGGAGATGATCACTGCCTCCGGTGTGTCATCCACGACGAGGTCTACGCCTGTACTCATCTCGATCGCCCGGATGTTGCGCCCTTGACGGCCGATGATGCGTCCCTTCATCTCATCGTTTGGCAAAGGCACGGAGGAGACGGTGGTTTCGGCCACGTGATCGGAGGCGATGCGTTCCATAGCTAGGGTGATCAGCTTGCGAGCCTTCTCCTCCGCCTGCTCCTGCATCTCGGCTTCCACCTGGCGGATCACTCGGGCCATGTCCTGGCGGGCCTCTTGCTCCACCATCTTTAGCAGTTCCGCCTTAGCCTCCTCCGTGGAGAGCCCAGCGATGCGTTCCAGCTCTTTGCGCTTCTCCTCCTCGATCTTTTGAAGCTCGTTGAAGCGCTTATCGATCTGGCTCTGACGTTGATTGAGGCGCTTCTCACGACTCTCGATCTGCTCGAAACGATGTTCCAGCGCTTCCAAGCGATGTTGTAAGCGTTCCTCCGTCCGCTGCAGCTCTGCCCGACGGCGGCTCAATTCCGCCTCGGCCTCGTCGCGCATCCGGATGACCTCGTCGCGGGCGGCCAGGGTGATCTCCTTCGCCCGGGTTTCCGCTTCCGCGATAATCCGCTCCGCTTGAGCTTGGGCTTTCTTGATATGCGTTTCGATCAAATACCATCGCAACAGATATCCAATTACGCCGCCGATCAACGCAGCGAGCACAATGCTGACTAGAACCAGCACCTGCCTGCCTGGTTCTATACCTGGTCCCCACATAGTCACTCCTTATTTTAGACATCAGGATGTTGATGTTGTGCTATTGTTATCCTTCATCCAGAGGCCTTCGATCGGCCTGTAGTTGCGCCCACATACGCCGCAATGCAGGCTCGATCACCTCATACGCAAATCCACGTCGGGCCAAATAGCCGCCTCCCTTTCGCCAGAAGGTCGCTCGATCGAGCCCACGCCAGCGATAGACCCTGGAGCTGAGGAGTTGATAGGCTATCTCTTCCTCGTCGTTATGCTCGTGCTGCAAGGCCTCTTCAATGAGCTCAGAGGCAACTCCCTTTCGGAGCAGTTCCTGTTGGATCGCCTGGGCGCTGCGGGGATTAAACTGCCGGCGATTCTCTACCCAGAAACGGGCGAAGGCCCTGTCGTCTAGGTAGCCGGCGCTCCGCAAGCGCTCGATTACCCGATCCACCATCTGCAGGTCCACTCGATGTCGCTGTAAATGGCATCTGACCTCGGCCTCGCTACGAGGGCGATAGCCCAAGAATCGCAGCGCACGCTCATAGGCTTTCGCCTCTGCATCGAGCGTTTGCAAATGCTCGATCTCTGTATCGCTGAGCTCCTGCCCCTTTCGCAGTTGGGCGGCCGCTACCGCTGGCAGGGTGAAGGCAAATCTCCCGTCCAGATAGACATTCACACGTTCTCGATTCCGTTTTTGAAAACGGAGAGCCGTGATCCTGCCCGGCATAAGCCCTCACAATACAAAAATGGCTGTGGCAGGTCTGCCACAGCCATCACCAAACACCGTCTTTAAACGTGTTGCGCGCAGCTTTGAACAGTGGCCTTCGGGATGCATCCTAGGCGATCTCTCGACCGCCGTTGAATTCAGAATGGCTAGGAAATGATCTCCAAAGTTGCCTTCCTCTATCGTGGCAATATTAGGTACGCTCACTACAGAGGTAGAAGGCCTGCTATCCTTGCCTTACCTCTATCAGATGGTTCGGTTTGTCCTCCTCCCGAACAGAGCGAGCGACCAGAACCCTTCGCCCACAAGATCAAAGCTCGTACACACGCTAGGCGTGTGGGATTCGTTGGACAGACCATGGTGATGCTCAGCTATTCATCCGTGAAGGAACCATCGACATCGTCATCGATCGGTTGGGCTCGGAGGATCGGGATCAAGCCAGCCATCTCGCGGATTTGCTTCTCCAGCGCTTCCAAGATGTCAGGATGGGCGCGGAGGAATTCTTTGGCGCTTTCCCGCCCCTGTCCCAGCCGCACATCCCCATACGAGTAAAACGCGCCTCGCTTCGTCACCAGTTCCATCCCCACTGCCAGGTCTAACACATCCCCCTCTTTCGAGATTCCCTCGTTGTACAGGATGTCGAATTCTGCGACCCGGAACGGCGGAGCTACCTTATTCTTCTTGACTGTCACCCGTGTCCGGCTTCCGATGATTTCCGTCCCCTGCTTAATCGTCTGGATCCGCCGGATGTCCAGCCGTACGGAGGCGTAGAATTTCAGCGCCATCCCCCCTGGTGTCGTCTCCGGGTTCCCGAACATCACCCCGATCTTCTGCCGGAGCTGGTTCGTGAACACCATTGCCGTGTTCGTCGCTTTAATGGCCCCTGCCAGCTTGCGCAGCGCCTGGCTCATTAGCCGCGCCTGTAGCCCCACGTGGGCGTCGCCCATCTCCCCTTCGATCTCCGCCCGTGGCGCTAGGGCCGCCACCGAGTCCACCACGATCACATCCATCGCCCCCGACCGCACCAGCGCTTCGGCGATCTCCAGCGCTTCCTCCCCTGTATCCGGCTGTGAGATGTACAGGTTGTTTAAGTCCACTCCACAGCGAGCCGCGTACATCGGGTCAAGGGCATGCTCCACATCTATAAAAGCGGCCAGCCCTCCCCGCTTCTGCGCCTCAGCGATGATGTGCTGACATAATGTGGTCTTGCCTGACGCTTCCGGGCCAAAGATCTCGGTGACCCGGCCGCGAGGGATCCCACCCACGCCTAAGGCCAGGTCCAAAGATAGAGAACCGGTGGGGATGGCCTCCACCTGGAGATGGGTGGCATCCCCCAACTTCATGATCGCCCCTTCTCCAAACCGCTTCTGTAGATTCGCCAGCGTCGCTTCCAGTGCCTTTTGCCGTCCAGGTTCTACCAAGGGATTCCCTCCGCCTAATTTAGATGAGCCGTAAGCGCTCAACGGTGCAGGCGGAATGCACGAAGATGCCGCAGCTAAACTCTATCCCACCTAGCAAGCCTCCTGGCATCCTCCGAAAAGCGTGCTTGCGGCTAACCTCAGGTAACCGATAGGATTACTGTAAGTTTACACTATTCGGACGGAAAAATCAAGTTACTGTGGTCTTCCACCACCGTGCTGCGAATACCTCCGACCCAGCGATCAGCCAAGTCGCCGGTATGACAACCATAGATATAGCCCATAGCTGCGATAGCCCCCAAAGCTGCCAGAATGCTAGGCTCACGTCCGGCATCTGCCAGGAGGTGCCGAAGCCATGCCGCCAATACCCGATGGCGACCGGCAAAGCCCAGGCCAGGAGCATCGCCCAGGCCGCGCCCAAGAACTCGCTAACTAAGGACGTACGCTGAGCGCCTCGTCCGATATGCCATCCTAGGATGATCGCCATGGCCGCTCCCACGCCGGCCGCGCTTTGCCACAACGCAAACGTCAGAAACGGCTCAACCGGCTGCGCCGATGAGAGCGAATATCGGCCGCCGCCGGCCAGGAAGACCAGTTGCATAGTCACTAGGCCCGTCAGCGCCGCGCTGACCGCTAAGGTGATCTGCCGTCGCTGCCAAATCGCCCATCCTAACCAGCTCGCAAAGAGCCCGACGATGGCTGCGACCAACCGCGGCAGCCGCTCACGCGCTAACCGCGTCGCCCTGATCTGTCGCATGAGACCGTCGGCCGCGTGCAGCGCTGCGTTGGCCGCGATCCAGGACGTCTCCACATCGCCCGCCCGAAGAGCTTGCTCCGCTCGAGCGATTTCCTCAGCGATACTCGACAGGTCACCTTTAGAAAAGCCCCAGGCTTCCAGATATCGTCGGGCCAGCTCCAGCCGTTGGCGGGCCATGCGCAGGTGTCGTCCTGCCTGCCACGGCATGTCGCCCAGCAGCATGTCATAGCGTACTTGGCCCTGCGCCAGCGGAGGGGCCGGCAGCCCTATCAGCGCGGCGAGCGTAGGGGCCACATCTTCGCCCTCCATCACCCCATAGCCGCCGGGGATCACCCCAGGCCCTACCAGAAAGAAGGGAACCTGGGTAATGCTGGCTTCGGCGCCGACCATGCCGCCGCTGTCGTTCAGGCCATGGCTGGAGACCACCGCCACTGCCGCTCCATTGGCCAGCGCAGGCTCCGCCACTCGGCGGATCATGCCGTCCACCGCCTGCGCAGCCTGACGATAGAAGGCGCTAGTCGCCTGATGTTTCGATCCAGTTGCGGCGACATGGCTGAAGTGGACTACCATCAAGGATGGTCTGCCGCGCTCCATGTCACGGGCGCCATCGGCGATCTCCTGGTCTGCCGTTGCGTCATCGCCGGCCACAAACAAGCGGGCGGAGCACCAGGGCTCCGGGAGCAATGACCGCCAGGTTTCGTGCAGAGCCACTGCGCACGTCCGTCCGGACGCCGCTGCCAGGCCGATCAGCGAGCCAACTGACAACGATGGGCCATGCCACCCTGCGTCGGGAAGTAATGGCATCCCCAACAGCTCAACACTAGCACCGGTCAATAACGTGCGCCAGCCAGTCCCAGCATAAGCGGGAGGCGACAGATGCAGCACCGCGCTGGCTCCACGCGCCCACAGCTCATCACTGAAAGGCATCGCAGTGAGCGCGTCGCTGCGCAATCCATCCACGATAATCAGGACTAGCCGCTCCACCAGCGGAGGGCCGCCCTCTCCCAGCGGCCCATCGGCGGGGATGGCAGGCCGGGGAGCATAGGCCGCAGCCAAGAAGCGGTCGGTGACGAGGTACGAGCCGGCCGTCACGCCGGCGAACCACAGGGTAGCCAAAACGACAACGGCAATGCGCGACACGAGGGCTACCTCCCCAGGTGATGGACTATGAGGGTGGACGATGGGCGAGCGCTGGGCTATAATGCTCACAACCCTTCCACGCGAGACATGCCATGAGACGTTCCCTTGACGCGCTGTTGTTGGCCGTGCTGCTGGTGGCGCGGGTGCGCATTGATACCCTGGCCGATATGGTGTTGCCCACCCG
Encoded proteins:
- a CDS encoding stage 0 sporulation family protein, which translates into the protein MPIVVGVQFKPVTKIYYFDPAGHRDLARGDWVVVETIRGKEVAQVVLPAHEVPQEQIAGPLKSIIRRATPWDMVQRDRYAHREAEALRKCRERVAAYGLPIRVIRTEYNFDGGRLIVYFTSEERVDFRALVRDLAQLFRTHVEMRQIGVRDEAKMLDGYGKCGRRLCCASWLREFTPVSIKMAKQQDLPLNPAEISGVCGRLLCCLSYEVETYAEIRQRMPKVGAEVVTPQGIGRVRQIHTLKEMATVRLEDGTIVDFPVADLKAVHGRSSGRSCASCGGCSTTWRKNEKGATEPADAQD
- a CDS encoding alkaline phosphatase family protein, with the translated sequence MSRIAVVVLATLWFAGVTAGSYLVTDRFLAAAYAPRPAIPADGPLGEGGPPLVERLVLIIVDGLRSDALTAMPFSDELWARGASAVLHLSPPAYAGTGWRTLLTGASVELLGMPLLPDAGWHGPSLSVGSLIGLAAASGRTCAVALHETWRSLLPEPWCSARLFVAGDDATADQEIADGARDMERGRPSLMVVHFSHVAATGSKHQATSAFYRQAAQAVDGMIRRVAEPALANGAAVAVVSSHGLNDSGGMVGAEASITQVPFFLVGPGVIPGGYGVMEGEDVAPTLAALIGLPAPPLAQGQVRYDMLLGDMPWQAGRHLRMARQRLELARRYLEAWGFSKGDLSSIAEEIARAEQALRAGDVETSWIAANAALHAADGLMRQIRATRLARERLPRLVAAIVGLFASWLGWAIWQRRQITLAVSAALTGLVTMQLVFLAGGGRYSLSSAQPVEPFLTFALWQSAAGVGAAMAIILGWHIGRGAQRTSLVSEFLGAAWAMLLAWALPVAIGYWRHGFGTSWQMPDVSLAFWQLWGLSQLWAISMVVIPATWLIAGSEVFAARWWKTTVT
- the rny gene encoding ribonuclease Y, which encodes MWGPGIEPGRQVLVLVSIVLAALIGGVIGYLLRWYLIETHIKKAQAQAERIIAEAETRAKEITLAARDEVIRMRDEAEAELSRRRAELQRTEERLQHRLEALEHRFEQIESREKRLNQRQSQIDKRFNELQKIEEEKRKELERIAGLSTEEAKAELLKMVEQEARQDMARVIRQVEAEMQEQAEEKARKLITLAMERIASDHVAETTVSSVPLPNDEMKGRIIGRQGRNIRAIEMSTGVDLVVDDTPEAVIISSFDPVRREVARMALGKLVQDGRIHPARIEREVEKARQEVERQIREAGEQAAIETGLQGLHPEILKLVGRLKFRTSYGQNQYHHAIETAHLAGLLAAELGADVKICKMGGLLHDIGKAVSHEVEGPHAQVGAEIARRYGVPEKVVNIIASHHHETEMESLEAIIVATADAISGARPGARREALETYIKRVTALEEIANSFEGVQQSFAIQAGRELRIIVKPEEIDDLAAIKLSKEIARKIEDNLEYPGQIKVTVIRETRATEYAK
- the recA gene encoding recombinase RecA; the encoded protein is MVEPGRQKALEATLANLQKRFGEGAIMKLGDATHLQVEAIPTGSLSLDLALGVGGIPRGRVTEIFGPEASGKTTLCQHIIAEAQKRGGLAAFIDVEHALDPMYAARCGVDLNNLYISQPDTGEEALEIAEALVRSGAMDVIVVDSVAALAPRAEIEGEMGDAHVGLQARLMSQALRKLAGAIKATNTAMVFTNQLRQKIGVMFGNPETTPGGMALKFYASVRLDIRRIQTIKQGTEIIGSRTRVTVKKNKVAPPFRVAEFDILYNEGISKEGDVLDLAVGMELVTKRGAFYSYGDVRLGQGRESAKEFLRAHPDILEALEKQIREMAGLIPILRAQPIDDDVDGSFTDE
- a CDS encoding RecX family transcriptional regulator — its product is MPGRITALRFQKRNRERVNVYLDGRFAFTLPAVAAAQLRKGQELSDTEIEHLQTLDAEAKAYERALRFLGYRPRSEAEVRCHLQRHRVDLQMVDRVIERLRSAGYLDDRAFARFWVENRRQFNPRSAQAIQQELLRKGVASELIEEALQHEHNDEEEIAYQLLSSRVYRWRGLDRATFWRKGGGYLARRGFAYEVIEPALRRMWAQLQADRRPLDEG
- a CDS encoding YitT family protein; translated protein: MKRAHILQAIMDYALIFLGAISIALGADLFLIPNQVVSAGLFGIAVVLHYLIGTPVGLVTLALNIPLFLAMLRWGGGWRAGVRTVIAVALMSFLVDILAGRLPVITTDPLLYTLYGGILDGLGIGLIFRAQGTTGGIDIIARLLQRWRGYEPGQVLMVLSGLTLAIAAIVFGIERALYAMIVATVSSMMVDLVQQGLGRAKVALIISQQHERIRSAILTELDRGVTVVPGEGGYTGLPRPVLVCAVAQSEVSVLKRLVGRYDPDAFMVIAPAQEVLGEGFRGLHPSA
- a CDS encoding stage V sporulation protein S; the protein is MDVIKVSARSRSTAVAGAIAGVVREHGRAEVQAIGASAVNQAIKAAAIARTYLASDNIDVICIPSFTEVNIEGQERTAVKLVIEPR
- the holB gene encoding DNA polymerase III subunit delta'; this translates as MGQADAITAWPVIGHEWAVQLLRQSLLHGRLSHAYLFIGQPGVGKTTLARALAQAMHCQVKEVVTRPCGQCRACSLIALDRHPDVRVVAPPDAERPISVEQVRELQREAHLSPIEGRTKVFILRELDRATPQAANALLKTLEEPPAHVMLLMTASQREALLPTVTSRCQVIALRPLPLKTLATALQERWGASPEQAALLARLSGGSLGLAVALLRDPQSEVWRHQRLTEMMQAMAADLTERLRLAEQLSQQAEMVKPTLTLWLNWWRDVLLVQTGGIELITHVDQRAAIEQAARQWRTGQVKDTVHKLWDTLKYMDANVNARLALEALFLSLPRSASMG